In a genomic window of [Empedobacter] haloabium:
- a CDS encoding DUF4238 domain-containing protein yields the protein MAIGESRKHHWVPQCYLKGFAKPRSKDSQLYVVDAAAMRDFSTKPCNVAAARDFNRVDLDGVSPDAVESSFSSFETDVDQALGRSIAAGGVVNAEDHNLILNLVALLAVRNPGMRERMRRTEEEVWKRVLDLTLSSKERYEARFRKAAAEGAFSADEILPYETMREFFDRDEYDLQVSTTRHVQQELKLVDTVLPLLGRRNWLILRALPESGGFITSDHPVLLRWDAAAPKGRRVAPGFGQRDTDVLFPISHDLAMIGSFKEKPGTVDVDETHAAFFNGLIIGNADRQIYAPNDRFRYLRSDGQVCRGADALRDLEELHQRRQR from the coding sequence ATGGCCATCGGTGAGTCCCGCAAACACCACTGGGTACCGCAGTGCTATCTGAAGGGGTTCGCGAAGCCTCGAAGTAAGGACTCTCAGCTTTACGTCGTAGACGCGGCAGCCATGCGCGATTTCTCGACCAAGCCGTGCAACGTCGCCGCGGCTCGCGACTTCAATCGCGTTGACCTGGACGGGGTGTCCCCCGACGCTGTCGAATCTAGCTTTTCTTCATTCGAGACGGACGTCGACCAGGCGCTGGGACGCAGCATTGCGGCCGGTGGTGTAGTCAATGCCGAAGATCACAATCTGATCCTTAATCTCGTTGCCCTACTAGCCGTGCGCAATCCCGGGATGCGCGAACGTATGCGCAGAACGGAGGAAGAAGTGTGGAAGCGCGTCCTCGACCTGACGTTGTCGTCCAAGGAACGATACGAAGCGCGCTTTCGCAAGGCAGCTGCCGAAGGCGCGTTCAGCGCTGATGAGATATTGCCATACGAGACCATGCGTGAGTTCTTCGACCGTGACGAATACGACCTGCAGGTATCGACCACTCGCCATGTACAGCAGGAGCTAAAGCTCGTCGATACCGTGTTGCCGCTGCTGGGCAGGCGAAACTGGCTTATCTTGCGCGCCCTGCCGGAGTCCGGCGGCTTCATTACATCCGATCACCCTGTGTTACTGCGATGGGATGCCGCGGCGCCGAAGGGCCGAAGGGTCGCTCCTGGATTTGGCCAGCGGGATACCGATGTACTGTTCCCTATATCGCACGACCTGGCAATGATCGGATCATTCAAGGAAAAGCCGGGCACTGTCGATGTCGATGAAACCCACGCGGCGTTTTTTAACGGGCTCATCATTGGAAATGCCGACCGCCAGATTTACGCACCCAACGACAGGTTTCGATACCTGCGTAGCGATGGGCAGGTATGCCGCGGCGCCGACGCGCTGCGCGATCTCGAAGAGCTGCACCAGCGGAGGCAGCGGTGA
- a CDS encoding efflux RND transporter periplasmic adaptor subunit → MKFTFDKKTATAVLSVVMVGVLLAAAILFWKTDDHGEAAEGGHGEAASAEHGKEGAKGEGHAEGIVELTDDQIRTAGIATAKAAGAVIGNMLKFPGEVRFNEDRTAHVVPRVAGVAESVSADLGQLVRKGQVLAVISSPELAELRSNAQAANKRLDLARLTYEREKKLWEDKISAEQDYLQAQQAFREAQIAAQAASSKLAALGAASADGPLNRYVLRAPFDAMVVEKHIAQGESLKEDANVFLLSDLSTVWVEVVISAQDLEAVRVGMPVTVRATAASTAAEGKVSYVGALLGEETRTAKARVVLSNPQMAWRPGLFVDVAMARGTRQVPVAVAAEALQTTEGKSMVYLRVPQGFKPQPVTVGITDGKLAEITAGLTAGASYATTGSFVLKAEQGKGSAEHED, encoded by the coding sequence ATGAAGTTCACATTCGATAAAAAGACCGCGACCGCGGTGCTTTCGGTCGTCATGGTCGGCGTGCTGCTAGCCGCGGCGATCTTGTTCTGGAAGACGGACGATCACGGCGAAGCTGCCGAGGGCGGCCACGGCGAGGCGGCAAGCGCCGAGCACGGCAAGGAGGGCGCGAAAGGGGAAGGACATGCTGAAGGCATTGTCGAGTTGACCGATGACCAGATCCGGACCGCCGGCATCGCGACCGCCAAGGCCGCCGGTGCCGTCATTGGCAATATGCTGAAGTTCCCCGGCGAGGTGCGCTTCAATGAGGACAGAACAGCGCACGTCGTCCCGCGGGTCGCCGGTGTTGCCGAGTCGGTGTCGGCCGACCTTGGGCAACTCGTTCGCAAGGGCCAGGTACTGGCCGTGATCTCCAGCCCGGAACTTGCCGAACTGCGCAGCAACGCACAGGCCGCCAACAAGCGCCTGGACCTGGCGCGGCTCACCTACGAGCGGGAAAAGAAGCTGTGGGAGGACAAGATCTCGGCGGAGCAGGATTATCTGCAAGCCCAGCAGGCTTTCCGCGAGGCGCAGATCGCCGCTCAGGCAGCAAGCTCCAAGCTGGCTGCCCTTGGCGCGGCCAGTGCCGACGGTCCACTCAATCGCTACGTGCTGCGCGCGCCCTTCGATGCCATGGTGGTCGAGAAGCACATCGCGCAGGGCGAGTCGCTGAAGGAAGACGCCAACGTGTTCCTGCTGTCGGACCTGTCGACGGTATGGGTCGAGGTGGTGATCTCCGCCCAGGACCTGGAAGCGGTCCGGGTCGGCATGCCCGTTACCGTCCGGGCAACCGCAGCCTCGACGGCGGCGGAAGGCAAGGTCAGCTATGTGGGCGCTTTGCTGGGCGAGGAGACCCGCACGGCTAAGGCGCGTGTCGTGCTGTCCAATCCGCAGATGGCCTGGCGGCCGGGCCTGTTCGTTGACGTCGCCATGGCACGCGGCACCCGCCAAGTGCCGGTGGCGGTGGCGGCGGAAGCACTGCAGACGACCGAAGGGAAATCGATGGTCTATCTACGGGTGCCGCAGGGGTTCAAGCCACAACCCGTCACCGTCGGCATCACCGACGGCAAGCTCGCCGAGATCACCGCGGGCCTGACTGCGGGTGCCAGCTATGCGACGACTGGCAGCTTCGTGCTCAAAGCCGAGCAGGGCAAGGGCAGCGCCGAGCATGAAGACTAA
- a CDS encoding site-specific integrase, which yields MSTVDVYVHAATRQNTRHAYASAIRHFEIEWGGLLPASPDTVAQYLASHANSLAISTLRQRLAALAEWHREHGFADPTKAPVVRKVMRGVQSLHPAVQKRAEPLQIVQLARIDDCLTEAVGRARAAGDRAEALRHLRDRALFLLGFWRGFRGDELSRLRVEHIRVVPEEGMECFLPRTKTDRHLQGQTFRVPQLTRMCPVSAYLDWVQAADLQGGPVFRRVDRWGNVGDDALNVDSLLPLLRRVLVASDVDAAELYSTHSLRRGFASWANANGWDLKTLMEHVGWKSAQSAIRYIDRDDPFNQQRIERALGT from the coding sequence GTGAGTACCGTCGACGTCTACGTTCACGCCGCTACCAGACAGAACACGCGGCATGCCTACGCGTCTGCGATCCGTCACTTCGAAATCGAGTGGGGAGGCCTTCTGCCGGCGTCCCCCGACACCGTGGCGCAATACCTCGCGAGCCACGCCAACAGCCTAGCGATCAGCACGTTACGGCAACGTCTTGCCGCCCTGGCGGAGTGGCATAGGGAACACGGCTTTGCCGACCCAACCAAGGCGCCGGTTGTGCGCAAGGTCATGCGAGGCGTCCAGAGCCTGCATCCAGCAGTGCAAAAGCGTGCCGAGCCGCTGCAGATCGTGCAGCTGGCTCGGATCGACGACTGTTTGACAGAGGCGGTCGGCCGTGCTCGGGCTGCGGGTGATCGTGCTGAGGCACTGCGGCACCTGCGTGACCGTGCCTTGTTCCTGTTAGGGTTTTGGCGTGGGTTTCGCGGCGATGAATTAAGCCGGCTGCGCGTGGAACACATTCGGGTTGTACCGGAAGAAGGCATGGAGTGCTTCCTGCCACGAACAAAAACCGATCGCCATCTGCAGGGCCAGACGTTTCGCGTCCCACAGTTGACGCGCATGTGCCCTGTGAGCGCCTATCTCGACTGGGTCCAGGCCGCCGATCTGCAAGGCGGCCCCGTTTTCAGGCGAGTCGATCGATGGGGAAATGTTGGCGACGACGCTTTGAACGTGGATAGCCTCCTCCCTTTGCTCAGGCGCGTGCTGGTTGCCAGCGATGTCGATGCGGCTGAACTGTATAGTACCCATTCGCTGCGGCGCGGATTTGCCAGCTGGGCCAACGCAAATGGCTGGGACTTGAAGACGCTGATGGAGCATGTCGGCTGGAAGAGCGCGCAGTCGGCCATACGCTACATCGACCGCGATGACCCATTCAATCAGCAACGCATCGAGCGGGCCCTGGGTACATAG
- a CDS encoding heavy metal translocating P-type ATPase: protein MSDMKPDSCAASACACTAGTSVPLRELSSGGERVTYRIPNMDCPSEEALIRKRLAGIDEVLDLRFNLMGRTLDVVHNLPSVDPITTALREIGMKAALLDEQDPATPAEEPVRLTGRQKLALVLAGVSAAAAEAIVWMGTPENSSQVIALAVLSILLAGLPTLRKGWVALRTLTLNINFLMCLAVLGAIVIGQWPEAAMVIFLFAIAELIEGLSLDRARNSVRGLLALAPEEANVQGADGQWHVTAADQIAVGAVVQVKPGERIAVDGEVMDGQSSVNQAPITGESMPVAKQPGDSVYAGTINEQGALQIRVTAQRGDSTLAKIVRVIEETQRNQAPTQRFVDSFARYYTPAVVVAAILVALLPPLLWQQPFQVWLYKSLVMLVIACPCALVISTPVTVVSGLTAAARHGILIKGGQFLEAGHRLKAIALDKTGTLTQGRPAVVEVIAMPGATREQVLAIAASLDANSDHPLARAIVAALPQGETPQRVDRFEALSGRGVRGTIGGVSYYLGNARLLSDINVGTNDVHAALSAQQEHARTAIFLATESQVLGVIGIADVLRPNAGQAVTKLRELGVVAVMLTGDNVATAQQIGKETGIEQIRADMLPDHKLAAIEELETTYGPVGMIGDGINDAPALARATVGFAMGAAGSDTAIETADVALMDDDLGKLAGFIELSRFTRRVLIQNIVLALGIKLVFFVLALLGLATLWMAVFADVGASLLVVFNGLRLLRSTGKGQVGQA, encoded by the coding sequence ATGTCCGACATGAAACCTGACAGCTGTGCTGCATCCGCGTGTGCCTGTACGGCAGGCACCTCAGTGCCGCTGCGCGAACTTTCCAGCGGCGGCGAGCGCGTCACCTATCGCATCCCGAACATGGACTGTCCATCCGAAGAGGCACTGATTCGCAAGCGCCTCGCCGGCATCGATGAGGTGCTCGATCTGCGCTTCAACCTGATGGGTCGCACGCTGGATGTGGTCCATAATCTGCCAAGCGTCGACCCGATCACAACGGCGCTGCGCGAGATTGGGATGAAGGCAGCACTGTTGGATGAGCAGGACCCGGCCACGCCTGCCGAGGAACCGGTGCGGCTCACAGGACGGCAGAAACTTGCCCTGGTCCTGGCAGGCGTGAGCGCTGCTGCTGCCGAAGCCATCGTCTGGATGGGAACGCCCGAGAATTCGTCACAGGTGATCGCCCTGGCCGTGCTGTCGATCCTCCTGGCGGGCCTTCCGACACTGCGCAAGGGCTGGGTGGCGCTCCGAACGCTCACGCTCAACATCAATTTCCTGATGTGCCTTGCGGTCCTGGGTGCGATTGTCATCGGCCAGTGGCCGGAAGCGGCGATGGTGATTTTCCTGTTTGCCATTGCCGAACTAATCGAGGGGCTTTCGCTCGATCGCGCCCGCAATAGCGTCCGCGGGCTACTGGCCTTGGCACCTGAGGAGGCCAACGTGCAGGGCGCGGACGGACAGTGGCATGTGACGGCGGCGGACCAGATCGCAGTGGGCGCGGTCGTCCAGGTCAAGCCTGGCGAGCGCATCGCCGTCGATGGCGAGGTGATGGATGGCCAGTCTTCCGTCAACCAGGCACCGATCACCGGCGAAAGCATGCCGGTGGCCAAGCAGCCAGGCGACAGCGTGTACGCCGGCACGATCAACGAGCAAGGCGCGCTGCAGATCCGCGTTACCGCGCAGCGAGGAGACAGCACGTTGGCCAAGATTGTCCGCGTCATTGAGGAGACGCAGCGCAATCAGGCCCCAACCCAACGCTTTGTCGACAGCTTTGCGCGGTATTACACGCCGGCGGTTGTCGTCGCCGCCATTTTGGTCGCGCTACTGCCTCCGCTGCTGTGGCAGCAACCATTTCAGGTCTGGCTGTACAAATCGTTGGTGATGCTGGTGATCGCTTGTCCGTGCGCCTTGGTCATCTCGACACCTGTCACCGTTGTCAGTGGTTTGACGGCAGCGGCTCGGCACGGCATCCTGATCAAAGGCGGGCAGTTCCTCGAGGCAGGGCATCGGCTCAAGGCTATCGCACTGGATAAGACGGGAACGCTCACGCAGGGGCGCCCGGCCGTTGTCGAGGTGATAGCCATGCCTGGCGCGACCCGGGAGCAGGTCCTGGCGATCGCAGCCAGCCTGGACGCCAACTCCGATCATCCGCTCGCCCGTGCCATCGTGGCGGCGCTGCCGCAGGGAGAAACGCCGCAGCGCGTCGACCGGTTCGAGGCATTGTCCGGACGCGGTGTCCGCGGAACGATCGGCGGAGTCTCGTACTATCTGGGTAACGCACGCCTGCTGTCGGACATCAATGTCGGGACGAACGACGTGCACGCAGCCTTGTCAGCACAACAAGAACACGCACGTACTGCGATTTTCCTCGCGACCGAGTCACAGGTATTGGGCGTGATCGGTATTGCCGACGTGCTGCGTCCCAACGCCGGACAGGCGGTAACCAAGCTCAGAGAACTGGGCGTCGTCGCGGTGATGCTTACCGGTGACAATGTCGCGACTGCGCAGCAGATCGGCAAGGAAACCGGCATCGAGCAGATTCGCGCGGACATGCTGCCGGATCATAAGCTGGCGGCGATCGAGGAACTCGAGACCACCTACGGCCCGGTGGGCATGATCGGCGACGGCATCAACGATGCGCCAGCGCTGGCGCGGGCTACGGTGGGCTTTGCCATGGGAGCGGCTGGCAGCGATACCGCGATCGAGACAGCGGACGTGGCTTTGATGGACGACGACTTGGGCAAGCTTGCCGGTTTTATCGAACTGAGCCGATTTACCCGCCGGGTTTTGATACAGAATATCGTGCTGGCTTTGGGCATTAAGCTCGTGTTCTTCGTGCTTGCGCTGTTGGGCCTGGCAACGCTGTGGATGGCCGTCTTCGCCGACGTCGGTGCCAGCCTCCTGGTGGTGTTCAACGGATTACGACTGCTGCGTTCAACGGGCAAAGGACAGGTGGGCCAGGCATGA
- a CDS encoding Cd(II)/Pb(II)-responsive transcriptional regulator, which translates to MKIGELATASGCDIETVRYYEKAGLLDAPARAVNGYRTYTATHLAELRFIRQCRSLQMGLADIRTLIALRTERQANCGSVNNLVDHHIDRIDQQLRSLAMLRVELVQLREQCDGPHRMEDCAILRELSNTGPGL; encoded by the coding sequence ATGAAAATTGGCGAACTGGCAACGGCGTCTGGTTGCGATATCGAAACCGTGCGGTACTACGAGAAGGCTGGACTGTTGGACGCGCCGGCGCGGGCTGTGAACGGCTATCGAACCTATACCGCAACCCATCTGGCCGAGCTGCGTTTCATCCGGCAATGCCGATCACTCCAGATGGGCCTTGCGGACATTCGCACCTTGATCGCGCTTCGCACTGAGCGTCAAGCCAACTGTGGGTCCGTGAACAATCTGGTGGATCATCATATCGATCGCATCGATCAGCAGCTGCGATCGTTGGCAATGCTGCGTGTCGAGCTCGTGCAGCTGCGCGAGCAGTGTGACGGGCCCCATCGGATGGAAGACTGCGCCATTCTGCGCGAGCTATCGAATACCGGGCCAGGACTGTAG
- a CDS encoding DNA-binding protein — MARAGVYLWDVKRARDVLVASGRNPSIDAVRAELGNTGSKTTIHKYLRELEAEERNDGASVSEALQKLVSQLAEQLQAEAVVAVDVVRTQLATERDEHQQTTVSLNTQLAGLRRELESLSQQLESALQQISAMQQQLQQEQLARHAAEQRGQDLSERLAVAERHQASLEEKHKHAREALEHFRAAAKEQRDQEARRHEHQVHAVQTELRQAQQAAALKQEQLTQVNREAAALAAELAANKQAVYLEKEVSRRLQHRVEQLQAVETHAATLKSQSAEARGRVREAEAALAVALETCSELREQKAGLEAQLNSAGHTRKFEERISELQQAILRISGPHARLGDSDKGAG, encoded by the coding sequence ATGGCCAGGGCTGGCGTGTATTTATGGGATGTGAAGCGGGCGCGGGACGTGCTAGTCGCCAGCGGGCGGAACCCGTCAATCGACGCAGTCCGGGCAGAATTGGGCAATACGGGATCGAAAACGACCATTCACAAATACCTGCGCGAGCTCGAAGCAGAGGAGCGTAACGACGGCGCATCAGTGAGCGAGGCACTCCAAAAACTTGTCAGTCAGCTCGCCGAGCAGCTTCAAGCAGAAGCCGTCGTAGCGGTTGACGTGGTACGCACGCAATTGGCGACAGAACGTGATGAACACCAGCAAACAACCGTCAGCCTGAACACCCAGCTGGCCGGCCTCCGCCGTGAACTCGAGTCGTTGTCGCAGCAGCTGGAATCGGCGCTGCAGCAGATCTCCGCCATGCAGCAGCAGCTGCAGCAGGAGCAGCTTGCCCGGCATGCGGCGGAGCAGCGCGGCCAGGATCTGTCAGAACGTCTGGCGGTGGCGGAAAGGCACCAGGCATCGCTGGAAGAGAAGCACAAACACGCGCGGGAAGCACTGGAGCATTTCCGTGCCGCGGCGAAGGAGCAGCGCGACCAGGAAGCCAGACGACACGAACACCAAGTACATGCCGTCCAGACTGAGTTGCGGCAAGCCCAACAGGCTGCAGCGCTGAAGCAGGAGCAACTGACCCAGGTGAATCGGGAGGCCGCGGCACTTGCTGCCGAACTGGCAGCAAACAAACAGGCCGTCTATCTGGAAAAAGAAGTCAGCCGGCGCTTACAACATCGCGTGGAGCAACTCCAGGCGGTCGAAACCCATGCTGCCACGCTCAAGAGTCAGAGCGCCGAGGCACGCGGCCGCGTCCGCGAGGCCGAGGCGGCATTGGCAGTGGCCTTGGAGACGTGTAGCGAGCTGCGTGAACAAAAAGCGGGGCTGGAAGCTCAGCTGAACAGCGCCGGCCACACGAGGAAGTTCGAAGAGCGTATCAGTGAACTCCAGCAGGCCATACTCCGCATTAGTGGGCCGCATGCGCGCTTGGGTGATAGCGACAAAGGGGCAGGCTAG
- a CDS encoding TolC family protein — protein sequence MHTSFILVGATALLMPLCAHAAADLGQQHTSGQAQVAPAPTQDARPLSLAEAIELALAANPGLRSARQDIDIADANRLQAGLLPNPELALLREGMDKGTRTQTVQVSQRLELGGKRAARVALAEGERRIATQDVAIALADLRADVVTTYFDALTAQERLDLAEASLQLAQKVTQAATRRVAAGRISPVEQSRSEVAEAGARLEVAQAVSALGLARQRLLALWAGTGALQRPLEKAPADDIPLPLLETLHRRLDDSPQLRRAHEQVEREQSRVRFERAQRIPDVSVTLGNKRDDEIGRNQAVIGLSVPLPLFNRNQGSELAALRQLEKARIDLDGERLRLTQALSEAYQRARLAQEEVSSLKRDILPAAQRAYEASVTGFELGKFSFLDVIDAQRTLFQTRAQYLRALAERYRAGADIERYVPQRPQQ from the coding sequence ATGCATACCAGCTTTATTTTAGTGGGCGCAACGGCATTGCTGATGCCGCTGTGCGCCCATGCCGCTGCCGATCTCGGACAGCAACACACGTCCGGCCAGGCGCAAGTGGCGCCAGCCCCCACGCAGGACGCCCGGCCGCTGTCGTTGGCCGAGGCCATCGAACTGGCCCTTGCGGCCAACCCCGGCTTGCGCTCCGCACGCCAGGACATCGACATCGCCGACGCCAACCGGTTGCAGGCAGGCCTGCTGCCGAATCCTGAACTGGCGCTGTTGCGCGAGGGGATGGACAAGGGAACGCGCACCCAGACCGTGCAGGTCAGCCAGCGCCTCGAATTGGGCGGCAAGCGCGCGGCGCGCGTCGCTCTGGCTGAAGGTGAGCGACGTATAGCAACGCAAGACGTGGCCATTGCGTTGGCCGACCTGCGCGCAGATGTCGTGACGACCTACTTTGACGCGTTGACCGCACAGGAACGCCTCGACCTGGCCGAGGCATCGCTGCAGCTTGCCCAGAAGGTCACGCAGGCGGCCACACGCAGGGTTGCCGCCGGCCGCATTTCCCCCGTCGAACAATCGCGCTCCGAGGTTGCCGAAGCGGGTGCAAGACTCGAGGTGGCGCAAGCGGTTTCCGCACTCGGCCTTGCCCGGCAACGCCTGCTTGCGCTATGGGCTGGTACGGGTGCGCTGCAGCGGCCGCTGGAAAAGGCCCCCGCGGACGACATCCCCCTGCCGCTGCTGGAAACACTGCACCGGCGGCTCGACGACTCACCACAGTTGCGCAGGGCGCATGAGCAGGTCGAAAGGGAGCAAAGCCGGGTCCGGTTCGAGCGCGCGCAGCGCATTCCCGATGTCAGTGTCACGTTGGGCAACAAGCGTGACGACGAGATCGGCCGCAACCAGGCGGTGATCGGGTTGTCCGTCCCCTTGCCGCTGTTCAACCGGAACCAGGGAAGCGAGCTGGCTGCATTGCGTCAGCTCGAGAAGGCACGTATCGATCTCGACGGGGAGCGTCTGCGCCTTACCCAGGCGCTGTCGGAGGCGTACCAGCGCGCCCGCCTGGCTCAGGAAGAGGTGTCCAGCCTGAAGCGCGACATCCTGCCGGCAGCGCAGCGGGCGTACGAGGCCTCGGTCACAGGGTTCGAACTGGGCAAGTTCAGTTTTCTCGACGTGATCGACGCCCAGCGCACGCTGTTCCAGACGCGTGCGCAATATCTGCGGGCGCTTGCCGAGCGTTACCGCGCCGGTGCCGATATCGAGCGCTATGTCCCGCAGCGCCCGCAACAGTAA